The genomic interval aaccaagctcaagccaagcttgaattgagagcttgataacatttaaacgaaccaaactcaagcaaaatttcaaacaagctcaaactcataaaaaaataaatcaaatcaagttTGAacattcattttaaaaacttaatttattttaaactcgactcgactcgactcgattcgattcgattcgatttaattatcaaattaaataaacttaaacataTCAAAACTCGACCCAACTCAGATTTATTTGCCGCCCTACCTATTAGGGTGCATTTGGTTctgggttattcttgataaccttggttatccatccaaggttatcaacaaaaatcttgtttggtttaggtatttgatgattcccaagtaatgttacatgcccgacacgtcagcaaaagggtaatgcagcccggaatcggaaaacctcagaaaactaaggtttttcttgattccggggttaacgaatttttttttaccaaaaataccctccgataaaaaaaaaacatgaaaaaaagagaaaaaatgtaaaaaaaatattaaaaaaatgtaaaaaaaaaaaaaaatgttttaaaaattttatttttttaaaaaataaataatttaaaaaataaaaaataaaaattttaaaaataacaaataaaaattttaaaatttttaaaaataaaaaaaaagtaaaaaaaatttataaaaattttaaaatttaattttttttttaaaattttaatatatatatatatatataaatttaaaaattttaaaaataaaaaataaaaaataaaataaataaataaaaattaaaattaaaaaattgtaaaaaataaaaaatataaatataaataatataaaaatataaaaacacataaaaaagtaaaaaatatatcagaaaaagaaaaataaaaaaacattaaaaaataaataataataataaaactgagggtaatacggtaaaatattaaactagtgtatttattaaaatcttcaaacaaataagtttttgttgcattacctaagttgaaccaaacaataattgattatattttattccctataattttgattatgtgattacctgataaTTATATAACTAAAATTATACATGATAATTAAACGTATCCTTATAGATAGGGCATCTCTAACTGCGGTTAATTATATCGTTGTGTGTAGAGTCTGTAGACGCTGCTGCACACCGTTCAATTACCGCCACAGATGCACCTTCtgacatttttattttttctaatgcTAGCGGTTATTAAATGGTGTGTGGACGCTGGACAGCATTGTACAACGGTAGGTGGATTTTTAACTCTTTGTTTGGCCCCATCAAAAAATGGAGTCAGACATGAAGCTGATTTTGATATTTCGAACtcagttttttaatttttgacacGTAACAAAGAGAAAAATGAAGGAGCTGAAAAAACCTACATTGTGGACGCTGTTCGATCCTACCAAGCGGAACTCCCTCTGCGTCCCACCTTTGACTGCCCAATCATATCGTAGAAACCGGAGTTCGGGTAGCTGACAACGCACGCGACGTGGGATTATCGGCAAGCGCATAAGTCCAGCGCGAGGCGCAGGCAGCGGCGCTTGTGGACCGCATAGCGGTCGTGGTGGGGACGCCCCCCCATCGCGTTGCCCTCTGCTGGCCTTCCGCGTAGAAAAGCGGCCCGGGGTGGGGGAGCCCGCAGAGAAAGAGGGCGGAAAGCGGAGACGGCGATGGATGCGGTGCTCTGCGATGAATTAGTGCAGGAGATTCTCCGGCGACTGCCGTCCGCCGACGCGGCCTCCGTCTCCCTCGTCTCCAAGCGGTGGCTCTTCCTCCTCCGCTCCTCTACcacctccctctctctctccgtCCCCCCGAATCTCCCTAATTCGCCATCGCTCTCCTCGATCCTCGCCCACTACTCTTTCCTCTCCGAGCTCACCGTCGTCTCCaatcgcaaggaggaagaagaggcggaAGGCGGCGCCGATGACCTATTGTTCGCTATTGCTTCCGCCGCTTGCTCCCGCCGCCTCACCCGATTAAGATTCATCCCTGCCGCTCCGGTTTCCCCTTCCGCGCTTCAATCCAGCGCCACCGCCTTCGCCTCCCTCACCTCCCTCCAGATCGCCTCCCTCTTTCCCCTATCCTTCTGCTGGCTCTCCTCCCTCCCCTTTCTCAAGCGTTTCTCCCTGGTCCGCTCCCGCCCCAAACGCCGCCTTACCCAAGAACCCTTTCCCGATAATGATGACAGCGGCGGCAAAAACCCTATCGTCATGCTGCCGATGGAGAGTTTGTCGTTGTCTGGCATCTACGCCACAGATCGCGGGGTCTCCTGGCTTTGGCGCCGCTGTGGCAACCTCCGGTGGCTGCAGTTACGTGCTTGTGAAGGAACCGGCGAATGCGCCTCCTCCCTCGCCTTCCCCCTCTGCCTCCCCGGCCTCCTCGGCCTAGAGCTCCGCACCTGCCGCTCAATCGCCGACCGCATCCTTCTCCTGGCCGCCGACCGATGTCGCGACCTCACCTCTCTACTCCTCTACGATGGCGGCAGCCGCGATGCCCTCCACCACTTCATCCAACGCCGCGGCGCTGCACTCCACACCCTCGACCTCCGCCTCCCTCTAGACCTTCACAACGACCATCTCTTCGCCATCGCGGTTGAGAACGGCTACAATTCCGACCGCCTCCGCCG from Zingiber officinale cultivar Zhangliang chromosome 6B, Zo_v1.1, whole genome shotgun sequence carries:
- the LOC121992470 gene encoding uncharacterized protein LOC121992470, which produces MDAVLCDELVQEILRRLPSADAASVSLVSKRWLFLLRSSTTSLSLSVPPNLPNSPSLSSILAHYSFLSELTVVSNRKEEEEAEGGADDLLFAIASAACSRRLTRLRFIPAAPVSPSALQSSATAFASLTSLQIASLFPLSFCWLSSLPFLKRFSLVRSRPKRRLTQEPFPDNDDSGGKNPIVMLPMESLSLSGIYATDRGVSWLWRRCGNLRWLQLRACEGTGECASSLAFPLCLPGLLGLELRTCRSIADRILLLAADRCRDLTSLLLYDGGSRDALHHFIQRRGAALHTLDLRLPLDLHNDHLFAIAVENGYNSDRLRRHWLSSLRLHSCCLVTGDGLRSLALSPAGAAIEELALVNCDVVERESGLLTFLSQSMQRLRRLDLSHNETLTDKEVGSMLASCRNLVEIRLKGCRALTGDSLNFLLKHLGKQVQLLDISRCPAIGNEAIEKFATNASRLCQLIIEEDKLTEAARAWVSRKAIKIA